The Lutra lutra chromosome 1, mLutLut1.2, whole genome shotgun sequence genomic sequence TGAAAACAGCCAAATCCATATGGACATCTAATCCATAAATACCATTTATGGCAACTATAGAATGCTACCTCACCAGTATACAGATACTCTATTTCAGAGATCTTGAAAGTAATATTGACTAACACTAAAGatgaaaacagtctttttttattgtacatttttactagcattcttttcttggtttcaaCATttcttaattgtggtaaaatatatgtagcaAAATTTCCCCTTTTAAAGGTGAACATATTCTTGATTTGAGAATATTCTGTGtgaacaaatattcaaatatcttctcttgaataaactcaaagaaaattaagaatcaaAGTTATACAGTTTACTTCTGACAGTCGGTGTTTTTTAAGAAGGGATTAATTATTGAGAACCTGGAATGTGCCAGAGATTGTAAGATTATGCTTTGGAATTCCAGAAATTTGtcaacaatattattttttttaagtttttcagtgttccaagagtcattgtttatgaaTTTAAATGGAGATGATCTTTAACTAACTGACTTCTATTGATAGTATttgttgtatttgtttaaaattgtAATTCTTTACCCATTAAAACAATAGGTAATTATTTACCTAATTTCTTTGTGACACAGTGTGTGACCTGAAGAAGAATTATTTAGTTAATTCTTGCTGGGCCCTAGAGCTTAGATTTTGCAACACATTGTAGCAGAATCTCTCCTTGTTGAGCTTATTTATCTGACTCCTATAATATCATGTTTTAGTAATTGATTATTCTATGGCCAAATAgtccttttctattttcccaaTATTCCatgattttgaaaaacattttctttttcaaatttaaatttattttccaaggGGGATGATATTTCTTTTAgaacattataaaattattataaaatattccttataatttttttcatagcatttattacTTCCTTATTTCTTAGACTATAAGTAAAGAGGTTTAGTAATGGGATCACTAGAGTATAAAAAACAGCACCAGGTATATCTTCATCCTTTTCTTTAACTGAATGTGGTTGAATGTACACAAAGAGAAGAGAACCATAAAatattgagacagagagaaagtgggatGCACAAGTAGATAAGGCTTTGCCTCTTCCctctttggatttcattttgaaaatcatgAAAAGGATGTAGAGATAGGAGATTAGGACTATAATAATAGAGAAGATTTGAACTGAACCTGACAAGATAAACATCATCAATTCATTGATATAAGGGTCAACACAGGAAAGCCTGTATAATGGAAAAACATCACAAAAAAAGTGACTAATTTGATTTGACCCTCAGAAGGTTAACCTAAAGAGAAACCCTACATGAATAATGGGATGCAGGTTTCCAGCTATGTAGGCCCCTGTGATCATCTGAATGCACACTTTCTTTGACATCATGGTGTGGTACTGCAGAGGGCTACATATGGCCACATAGAGATCATAGGCCATTGCTGCCAGGAGAAAGCAATCTGTAGTTTCAGcaaggcagagaaaataaaattgtgccATGCATTCATAAAGGGAAATTGTTTTGTCCTTAGAAAAGAAGTTTTCTAATATTCTGGGGGTAATGGCACAGGAacaacaggaatccatcaaagccAGGTTGCCCAGAAAGATGTACATTGGTGTGTGAAGACGATGCTTCATAAAAATCAATGTCACCAGGCCCAGATTCCCCACCATAGTGATCACATAGATAGTAGGAAACACCACAAACAGGAGGCTCCTCATCTCTGGGTGATTTGTAAATCCTATGAGGATAAATTCAGTGGTCAAGGAGTAGTTATCCTCGGTCATATCCACCTTCTCTGTTGAGATAGGATTCTGGAGTTATAAGATTCTAATTTAGAGTGTGTATAACATGCCTTCCAAATTGTTCTTTTTACAACAAAGAGAGGAGCTTTTTCAAACTCCCCTCAGTATTTCTGGATTCAGGCAGCCAAACCTCTAGGGATAGTGATTCCCCCAAAAATGTAAGTTTTATAAGCTCAACTCTGAAAATCAGCATTTCCATGAATGTTTTTGTAATTCCATGAAGAATGCTTACAGAGGAAAACGTTTGTCTTTATGAATTCATACATTAATAGTATACAAATCTAGCAATCGCATATTTGTTTCAATGTTGACAAATAATATGAGAGTCAGTTTTTGTATTAAAGATCCTTAAAAATTTGCTGTCAATCTTCATgtatacccatttttttttaggCATGAAAGAAtgtaaatacattcttttttttttttttttcagcataacagtattccttgtttttgcaccacacccagtgctccatgcaatcagtgccctctccaatacccaccacctggtacccccaacctcccacccctgccccttcaaaaccctcagattgttttccagagtccatagtctctcatggttcacctccccttccaatttctcccaactcccttctcctatctaactccccttgtcctccatgctatttgttatgctccacaaataagtgaaatcatatgatacttgactctctctgcttgacttatttcactcagcataatctcttccagtcccatccatgttgctacaaaagttgggtattcatcctttctgatggaggcataatattccatagtgtatatggaccacatcttccttatccattcgtccattgaagggcatcttcgttctttccacagtttggcgaccgtggccattgctgctataaactttggggtatagatggcccttcttttcactacatctgtatctttggggtaaatacccagtagtgcatttgcagggtcatagggaagctctatttttaatttcttgaggaatttccacactgttgtccaaagtggctgcaccaacttgcattcccaccaacagtgaagagggttcccctttctccacatcccctccaacacatgttgtttcctgtcttgctaattttgggcattctaactggtgtaaggtggtatctcaatgtggttttaatttgaatctccctgatggctagtgatactgaacattttttcatgtgtctgatagccatttgtatgtataCCCATTTTTTTAACTGAGCAAAAATTTTCATATGCTCTCCTAGTGGAATGAATGCTTGAAAAGAGCATACAACAGATATGTTAAATTTATATCTCAGGACTTCTGTGAAGATCACAAAGGATTACAATAACTTTTACAAAGACTTTCATCTTTGGAGAAAATTACTTGGGATatccaagaaaataaatatctatgtattTTCACCTCTCTCTTCCCTGTTCCCAGTATTAGATCCATTTCCATAAAAACTGATTTTGTCCATGCCATCATTCCTGTTGATTTTTCCCCAATATCTAAATCCTTTTCCATCTTTATGTAAACCATAGTTTACATATTATGCTACTTAAGAAAGCTTTAACTAAATGCTCTAGACCACACTGATTTTCACTTCTTGTATCCTTAAGCATATCCTATATACCCAACACAATCTAGAGTTGTTTATGCATAATTCTAACGGCTTTTTAAAATAGGCATGTGCAATTTCCTTTTTAGAATTGTAGACATTTGAGTTCAGCTATGACCTTTACTTCTTGTAAGAGGTATTTAATTGGCTATCTAGCATCTGGCTCTCAGCTCATCAGAATTcccctttttcctccccctctgcctgtccctctgcttgtgccctctctgtctctctgt encodes the following:
- the LOC125095392 gene encoding LOW QUALITY PROTEIN: olfactory receptor 5K1-like (The sequence of the model RefSeq protein was modified relative to this genomic sequence to represent the inferred CDS: substituted 1 base at 1 genomic stop codon), translating into MTEDNYSLTTEFILIGFTNHPEMRSLLFVVFPTIYVITMVGNLGLVTLIFMKHRLHTPMYIFLGNLALMDSCCSCAITPRILENFFSKDKTISLYECMAQFYFLCLAETTDCFLLAAMAYDLYVAICSPLQYHTMMSKKVCIQMITGAYIAGNLHPIIHVGFLFRLTFXGSNQISHFFCDVFPLYRLSCVDPYINELMMFILSGSVQIFSIIIVLISYLYILFMIFKMKSKEGRGKALSTCASHFLSVSIFYGSLLFVYIQPHSVKEKDEDIPGAVFYTLVIPLLNLFTYSLRNKEVINAMKKIIRKLRNVETKKRMLFSQMVEIELEFVSMMLGSSENGDACPLGYLDLMQHQKLDVP